One genomic region from Leptospiraceae bacterium encodes:
- a CDS encoding response regulator — MRSNFKILIVEDEALFFMMLQRKLKQKGFTVLGNASTKDKAISMYRDLKPDLILMDIHLANSSSGIEAAIEIKRENPNLPIIYITAYDDEGTKTKALSTEPIAFLTKPLSIEHLIALVGEQYSR; from the coding sequence ATGAGATCAAATTTTAAAATACTAATAGTGGAAGATGAGGCTTTATTTTTCATGATGTTGCAGAGGAAATTAAAGCAGAAAGGTTTCACGGTTTTAGGGAATGCAAGTACGAAAGATAAGGCAATTTCTATGTATCGAGACTTGAAACCTGACCTTATCCTTATGGATATTCATCTGGCGAATAGTTCCAGCGGGATTGAAGCTGCTATAGAAATCAAAAGAGAGAATCCGAATCTTCCCATTATTTATATAACGGCTTATGATGATGAAGGAACCAAAACAAAAGCTCTATCGACAGAACCCATTGCTTTTTTAACAAAACCATTATCTATAGAACATTTGATTGCTTTAGTTGGAGAACAATATTCCCGTTAA
- a CDS encoding DUF86 domain-containing protein yields the protein MKEGISDKLRIEHAIQAAEEIESYVFGKTFKEFNSDSMLKSACMHQLAVIGDAFANLSRRIKDENNDIDWTGWIGLRIKVVHVYFGIDYQIIWNIINEELSDLKEKLNQIYSSLLL from the coding sequence TTAGTGATAAGCTCAGAATCGAACATGCTATTCAAGCTGCCGAGGAAATTGAATCTTATGTTTTCGGCAAAACGTTTAAGGAATTTAATTCTGATTCCATGCTAAAAAGTGCATGTATGCATCAGTTAGCCGTGATTGGAGATGCTTTTGCCAATTTATCAAGGAGAATCAAAGATGAAAATAATGATATAGATTGGACTGGTTGGATAGGATTAAGAATAAAAGTAGTTCATGTTTATTTTGGTATTGATTATCAGATTATCTGGAATATTATAAATGAAGAACTTTCTGATTTAAAAGAAAAGTTAAATCAAATATACAGTTCATTGTTATTATAA
- a CDS encoding transporter substrate-binding domain-containing protein, whose product MFLLIKLFFISIFLFLFHPLFARTVSVGIYNNPPKVSWEKSKKPEGIFVDILIDIAEKENWQLKYVFCTWQNCLEMLENGEIDLMLDVAYSKSRNKQFDFNRLPVLSSWLQLHSNKDSNIQNIRDMNGKKIAILEGSIQQNILMKKKKDWNLSYKLIKKPDYNSSIQAVESGEADAVIVGRFYSYNKNKSHFLKPASIILSPSTLHFATKKNRNLDLLSAIDSNLTKILNNGNSIYYKSLVYWLHEKPPTLIPAYLIWTLTGIALSSAFLVIVSLVFKKQVQVRTKELSNKNIELQKIISEKDALHRELFHRTKNNMQVIISILMIQELFSKSDEDIKRLKDSIDKIKVMALAQQKLFQSKDLSYISLKEYISDHINLICNSMNVDRTQIHIRSRIAPVRVLIDIANPLGLLLHELLSNSIKYAFPDGEGLISIRVKESGDILFLKFQDNGIGLPEDYNFDNTEAYGMQSIIGIVKNQLQGKIKFKQRKGFTCSICFSKTVYKNRI is encoded by the coding sequence ATGTTTTTGCTAATAAAACTCTTTTTTATAAGTATTTTCCTATTCCTTTTCCATCCTCTATTTGCCCGTACTGTTTCTGTTGGTATTTATAACAATCCACCCAAAGTAAGTTGGGAAAAATCAAAAAAACCGGAAGGCATATTTGTAGATATCCTCATCGATATAGCAGAAAAAGAAAACTGGCAATTGAAATATGTTTTCTGTACCTGGCAAAATTGTTTAGAAATGCTGGAAAATGGGGAAATTGATCTGATGTTAGATGTGGCATATTCAAAATCGAGAAATAAGCAATTTGATTTTAATAGACTTCCGGTTCTTTCCTCCTGGCTACAATTACATTCTAACAAGGACAGTAATATACAAAATATTCGGGATATGAACGGCAAGAAAATAGCGATTCTTGAAGGTTCCATTCAACAAAATATACTTATGAAAAAGAAAAAAGATTGGAACCTAAGCTATAAACTTATAAAAAAACCCGATTACAATAGCAGCATTCAAGCTGTTGAATCTGGAGAGGCAGATGCAGTTATAGTAGGAAGGTTCTATTCGTATAATAAAAATAAATCTCATTTTTTAAAACCCGCATCGATCATATTATCCCCTTCTACTCTACACTTTGCCACAAAAAAGAATAGGAATTTAGATTTACTTTCTGCCATTGATTCAAATTTAACAAAGATTCTGAATAACGGTAATTCAATTTATTATAAATCTCTTGTTTACTGGCTTCATGAGAAACCACCTACACTGATACCTGCTTACCTTATCTGGACTCTCACCGGTATAGCCCTCTCCTCAGCTTTTTTAGTTATCGTAAGTTTAGTTTTCAAAAAGCAGGTTCAAGTAAGAACTAAAGAACTAAGCAATAAAAATATAGAACTCCAAAAAATCATTTCAGAGAAAGATGCACTTCATCGCGAGCTTTTCCATAGAACCAAGAATAATATGCAGGTTATTATTTCTATATTAATGATTCAAGAGTTATTTTCGAAATCAGATGAAGATATTAAACGTTTAAAAGATTCTATTGATAAAATAAAAGTAATGGCGCTTGCTCAACAAAAACTTTTTCAGTCAAAGGACTTATCCTACATCTCATTAAAAGAATATATATCAGATCATATTAATTTAATTTGCAATAGTATGAATGTCGATAGAACCCAAATTCATATTCGGAGTAGAATAGCTCCTGTCCGGGTACTTATAGATATTGCAAATCCACTGGGTTTACTGCTCCATGAACTTCTTTCCAATTCCATCAAATATGCTTTTCCCGACGGAGAAGGACTTATATCTATTCGTGTAAAAGAATCTGGAGATATTCTCTTTCTCAAATTTCAGGATAATGGTATCGGTTTACCTGAAGATTATAATTTTGATAATACTGAAGCATACGGCATGCAAAGCATAATCGGTATCGTTAAAAACCAGTTGCAAGGAAAAATTAAATTCAAACAAAGAAAGGGATTTACCTGCTCTATATGTTTTAGTAAAACAGTATATAAGAATAGAATTTAA